A single window of Pogoniulus pusillus isolate bPogPus1 chromosome 11, bPogPus1.pri, whole genome shotgun sequence DNA harbors:
- the C1QTNF1 gene encoding complement C1q tumor necrosis factor-related protein 1 isoform X2, producing the protein MREQKASSAQELPPLPRCVRCCEPPDQRFSYSPYQLVPQINVTILKGEKGDRGERGMQGKFGKTGVAGSRGHTGPKGQKGSVGAPGERCKNHYAAFSVGRKKPLHSNDYYQTLIFDTEFVNLYDHFNMFTGKFYCYVPGIYYFSLNVHTWNQKETYLHIMHNGVEVVILYAQVSDRSIMQSQSVMLELREQDEVWVRLYKGERENAIFSDEYDTYITFSGHLIKYSGDP; encoded by the exons ATGCGGGAGCAGAAGGCGAGCAgtgcccaggagctgccccCACTGCCCCGCTGCGTCCGCTGCTGTGAGCCACCCGACCAGCGCTTCTCCTACTCCCCGTACCAGCTCGTGCCTCAGATCAACGTGACCATCCTGAAAG gtgagAAGGGAGACCGTGGTGAGCGAGGCATGCAGGGCAAGTTTGGCAAGACAggggtggctggcagcaggggccaCACGGGGCCTAAAGGACAGAAGGGCAGTGTGGGTGCCCCAGGGGAACGCTGCAAGAACCACTATGCTGCCTTCTCCGTGGGCCGCAAGAAACCCCTGCACAGCAACGACTACTACCAGACCCTCATCTTTGACACGGAGTTTGTCAACCTCTATGACCACTTCAACATGTTCACGGGCAAGTTCTACTGCTACGTCCCTGGCATCTACTACTTCAGCCTCAATGTGCACACCTGGAACCAGAAGGAGACATACCTGCACATCATGCACAACGGGGTGGAGGTGGTGATCCTCTATGCCCAGGTGAGCGACCGCAGCATCATGCAGAGCCAGAGCGTCATGCTGGAGCTGCGGGAGCAGGATGAGGTCTGGGTGCGGCTCTACAAGGGCGAGCGCGAGAACGCCATCTTCAGCGACGAGTACGACACTTACATCACCTTCAGCGGCCACCTCATCAAGTACAGCGGTGACCCCTGA
- the C1QTNF1 gene encoding complement C1q tumor necrosis factor-related protein 1 isoform X1, with protein MEGPWALSVMLLYCLLLPIPAGSQTSPSPDQRLQMDPEEELSQHHAARAMREQKASSAQELPPLPRCVRCCEPPDQRFSYSPYQLVPQINVTILKGEKGDRGERGMQGKFGKTGVAGSRGHTGPKGQKGSVGAPGERCKNHYAAFSVGRKKPLHSNDYYQTLIFDTEFVNLYDHFNMFTGKFYCYVPGIYYFSLNVHTWNQKETYLHIMHNGVEVVILYAQVSDRSIMQSQSVMLELREQDEVWVRLYKGERENAIFSDEYDTYITFSGHLIKYSGDP; from the exons ATGGAGGGGCCTTGGGCACTCAGTGTCATGCTGCtttactgcctgctgctgcccatccctGCGGGGAGCCAGACCAGTCCTAGCCCTGACCAGCGTTTGCAGATGGACCCTGAGGAGGAACTGTCCCAGCACCATGCTGCCAG GGCCATGCGGGAGCAGAAGGCGAGCAgtgcccaggagctgccccCACTGCCCCGCTGCGTCCGCTGCTGTGAGCCACCCGACCAGCGCTTCTCCTACTCCCCGTACCAGCTCGTGCCTCAGATCAACGTGACCATCCTGAAAG gtgagAAGGGAGACCGTGGTGAGCGAGGCATGCAGGGCAAGTTTGGCAAGACAggggtggctggcagcaggggccaCACGGGGCCTAAAGGACAGAAGGGCAGTGTGGGTGCCCCAGGGGAACGCTGCAAGAACCACTATGCTGCCTTCTCCGTGGGCCGCAAGAAACCCCTGCACAGCAACGACTACTACCAGACCCTCATCTTTGACACGGAGTTTGTCAACCTCTATGACCACTTCAACATGTTCACGGGCAAGTTCTACTGCTACGTCCCTGGCATCTACTACTTCAGCCTCAATGTGCACACCTGGAACCAGAAGGAGACATACCTGCACATCATGCACAACGGGGTGGAGGTGGTGATCCTCTATGCCCAGGTGAGCGACCGCAGCATCATGCAGAGCCAGAGCGTCATGCTGGAGCTGCGGGAGCAGGATGAGGTCTGGGTGCGGCTCTACAAGGGCGAGCGCGAGAACGCCATCTTCAGCGACGAGTACGACACTTACATCACCTTCAGCGGCCACCTCATCAAGTACAGCGGTGACCCCTGA